Sequence from the Corallococcus sp. EGB genome:
GCGTCGTCTTCTTCGACCTGGTGGACGAGGGCGTGGACAGCCTCAACAAGTTCATCGCGTACGCGCTCTATCCGGACGCGCGCTACACGCTGTGGGTGGGCAAGGGCGCGTCGCGCGCCAAGGTGTCGCTGGGCTCCAACCCGTGGAAGCCGGAGACGCGCAAGCACGACCTGTCCGCCATCGCCGGCCGCTACGGTGGAGGCGGCCACCCGGTGGTGGCCGCGGCGAGCTTCAAGGCGGACCAGGCCGACAAGGCCCGCGCCGCGTACCAGGAGATCCTGGCGGAGCTGTCCGGCGCCAGCTGAGCGCCGGGCCTTCTCCGGGGCTCAGGGGCGGGCGAAGAGGTCGAAGCCCGCCTGCCGCAAGAGCCGCACCACCGACAGCATGGGCAGCCCTTGCACGTTGGTGCGGTCGCCCTCCAGCTTCTGGAGCAGGGCCTGTCCTCGGCCTTCCACGCGGTAGCTGCCCGCGCAGCCCTCCCACTCGCCGGTGTCCAGGTAGCGCTCCAGCTCCTGCGGCGGGACGGAGAAGAACGTCAGGCGCGTGTCCTCCACGGTCTCCGAGTGGTGGCCGCCCGGGCCCAGCAGGCACACGGCGGTGTGGATGACGTGGGTGTTCCCCAGCAGGCGCTGGAGCTGCGCCCGCGCCGCGTCCCGGTCCCGGGGCTTGCCCAGCACGTCCCGGCCCACCTCCACCAGTTGATCCGCGCCCAGCACCCAGGCCT
This genomic interval carries:
- a CDS encoding nucleoside triphosphate pyrophosphatase codes for the protein MRELILASTSSARRALMDGLGVPYRTEAPGVDEHVPADLSADEAVRMLAVRKARAVQERHPEAWVLGADQLVEVGRDVLGKPRDRDAARAQLQRLLGNTHVIHTAVCLLGPGGHHSETVEDTRLTFFSVPPQELERYLDTGEWEGCAGSYRVEGRGQALLQKLEGDRTNVQGLPMLSVVRLLRQAGFDLFARP